In Notamacropus eugenii isolate mMacEug1 chromosome 1, mMacEug1.pri_v2, whole genome shotgun sequence, one genomic interval encodes:
- the KRCC1 gene encoding lysine-rich coiled-coil protein 1 isoform X4 encodes MLQFESQRISHYEGKKHAQKVRLYFQIHGEQSEAQGTDKRGQLDFLTRQTDGSGVVDKNKFCDLCNMIFSSPVVAQSHYLGKVHAKKLKQLMGEHAQTSPPSSQPDKGLPLAGCAGPEPQPTSDRATTEVAMEEIPLSCGGSTLDLNDPDRYCELCCASFNSPLMAQQHYLGKKHKRSEARKKILEEIGQKTLPAESTSSALGVGNYICPICSITLTSIEMYQSHMQGNKHQIKESLVVNLMKNSKRTFHSFQDELADYIQVQKARGLEPKTYFRKMAEGRFEMEKYKEERDARPQSVLATYEQRLPPETFQTCPGTYALTRTIENTLSHWSPVHDSRLRLESLGHCQPSKVEFSEKLMALGPTQQDDNSDPSSISSDNSTNSYQAGQKPKVTHRRKNRRHPREEREDRPNEEKKRKKNTEDKDSGKEHKAVRRRKVKADATSGGKPKHRKERRNQEVATDKEDRRHRKEKKEPLARRTEEEMLWDESILGF; translated from the exons ATGCTACAGTTTGAATCCCAAAGGATTTCACATTATGAG GGCAAAAAGCATGCTCAGAAGGTTAGACTTTATTTCCAAATTCATGGGGAACAAAGTGAAGCCCAGGGGACTGATAAAAGAGGGCAGCTGGACTTTCTGACTCGCCAG ACGGATGGGAGTGGAGTGGTGGACAAAAACAAATTTTGTGATCTCTGCAACATGATTTTTAGTTCCCCAGTTGTTGCTCAGTCTCACTATTTGGGGAAAGTTCATGCCAAAAAGTTGAAGCAGTTAATGGGAGAACATGCTCAGACGTCTCCACCAAGTTCTCAGCCAGACAAGG GTCTTCCTCTTGCTGGTTGTGCTGGGCCAGAGCCACAACCCACTTCTGATAGAGCCACCACAGAAGTGGCTATGGAAGAAATCCCCCTGTCCTGTGGTGGCTCCACTTTGGATCTGAATGATCCAGACAGATACTGCGAACTCTGCTGTGCATCCTTCAACAGCCCGCTCATGGCACAGCAGCACTACCTGGGCAAGAAGCACAAGAGGAGTGAGGCCCGGAAGAAGATCCTGGAAGAGATTGGGCAGAAGACACTCCCTGCTGAGTCCACGAGCAGTG CACTTGGTGTGGGTAACTACATCTGTCCCATTTGTAGTATCACCCTTACATCTATAGAAATGTACCAGTCCCACATGCAAGGAAATAAACATCAGATTAA agAATCCCTGGTTGTCAACctaatgaagaattcaaagagaaCCTTTCATTCTTTCCAAGATGAGCTGGCTGACTACATCCAGGTCCAGAAAGCCCGAGGGCTGGAGCCTAAGACTTACTTTAGGAAGATGGCAGAGGGGCGCTTTGAGATGGAGAAGTACAAGGAGGAACGTGATGCCAGGCCTCAGAGTGTTCTGGCGACATATGAGCAGAGACTCCCTCCTGAGACTTTCCAGACCTGCCCAGGAACATATGCTCTCACTCGAACAATTGAGAACACATTGTCCCATTGGTCACCAGTCCATGACAGCAGACTCAGGCTGGAATCTCTTGGCCACTGCCAACCCAGCAAGGTAGAGTTCTCAGAAAAATTAATGGCCTTGGGGCCCACTCAGCAGGATGATAACTCAGACCCATCCAGCATCTCCTCCGACAACAGCACCAATTCCTACCAAGCAGGTCAGAAACCAAAAGTGACTCACCGGAGGAAGAACAGGAGGCAtccaagggaggagagagaagaccggccaaatgaggaaaagaagaggaagaaaaacacaGAGGACAAAGACTCAGGCAAAGAGCACAAGGCTGTCCGGAGGAGGAAGGTCAAGGCAGATGCCACCAGTGGAGGAAAGCCAAAGcataggaaagagagaagaaatcagGAAGTAGCCACCGACAAAGAAGACCGAAGACAccggaaggagaagaaggagccCCTGGCCAGGAGGACAGAGGAGGAGATGTTGTGGGACGAGTCCATCCTGGGCTTCTGA
- the KRCC1 gene encoding lysine-rich coiled-coil protein 1 isoform X3 — translation MLQFESQRISHYEGKKHAQKVRLYFQIHGEQSEAQGTDKRGQLDFLTRQTDGSGVVDKNKFCDLCNMIFSSPVVAQSHYLGKVHAKKLKQLMGEHAQTSPPSSQPDKVGLPLAGCAGPEPQPTSDRATTEVAMEEIPLSCGGSTLDLNDPDRYCELCCASFNSPLMAQQHYLGKKHKRSEARKKILEEIGQKTLPAESTSSALGVGNYICPICSITLTSIEMYQSHMQGNKHQIKESLVVNLMKNSKRTFHSFQDELADYIQVQKARGLEPKTYFRKMAEGRFEMEKYKEERDARPQSVLATYEQRLPPETFQTCPGTYALTRTIENTLSHWSPVHDSRLRLESLGHCQPSKVEFSEKLMALGPTQQDDNSDPSSISSDNSTNSYQAGQKPKVTHRRKNRRHPREEREDRPNEEKKRKKNTEDKDSGKEHKAVRRRKVKADATSGGKPKHRKERRNQEVATDKEDRRHRKEKKEPLARRTEEEMLWDESILGF, via the exons ATGCTACAGTTTGAATCCCAAAGGATTTCACATTATGAG GGCAAAAAGCATGCTCAGAAGGTTAGACTTTATTTCCAAATTCATGGGGAACAAAGTGAAGCCCAGGGGACTGATAAAAGAGGGCAGCTGGACTTTCTGACTCGCCAG ACGGATGGGAGTGGAGTGGTGGACAAAAACAAATTTTGTGATCTCTGCAACATGATTTTTAGTTCCCCAGTTGTTGCTCAGTCTCACTATTTGGGGAAAGTTCATGCCAAAAAGTTGAAGCAGTTAATGGGAGAACATGCTCAGACGTCTCCACCAAGTTCTCAGCCAGACAAGG TAGGTCTTCCTCTTGCTGGTTGTGCTGGGCCAGAGCCACAACCCACTTCTGATAGAGCCACCACAGAAGTGGCTATGGAAGAAATCCCCCTGTCCTGTGGTGGCTCCACTTTGGATCTGAATGATCCAGACAGATACTGCGAACTCTGCTGTGCATCCTTCAACAGCCCGCTCATGGCACAGCAGCACTACCTGGGCAAGAAGCACAAGAGGAGTGAGGCCCGGAAGAAGATCCTGGAAGAGATTGGGCAGAAGACACTCCCTGCTGAGTCCACGAGCAGTG CACTTGGTGTGGGTAACTACATCTGTCCCATTTGTAGTATCACCCTTACATCTATAGAAATGTACCAGTCCCACATGCAAGGAAATAAACATCAGATTAA agAATCCCTGGTTGTCAACctaatgaagaattcaaagagaaCCTTTCATTCTTTCCAAGATGAGCTGGCTGACTACATCCAGGTCCAGAAAGCCCGAGGGCTGGAGCCTAAGACTTACTTTAGGAAGATGGCAGAGGGGCGCTTTGAGATGGAGAAGTACAAGGAGGAACGTGATGCCAGGCCTCAGAGTGTTCTGGCGACATATGAGCAGAGACTCCCTCCTGAGACTTTCCAGACCTGCCCAGGAACATATGCTCTCACTCGAACAATTGAGAACACATTGTCCCATTGGTCACCAGTCCATGACAGCAGACTCAGGCTGGAATCTCTTGGCCACTGCCAACCCAGCAAGGTAGAGTTCTCAGAAAAATTAATGGCCTTGGGGCCCACTCAGCAGGATGATAACTCAGACCCATCCAGCATCTCCTCCGACAACAGCACCAATTCCTACCAAGCAGGTCAGAAACCAAAAGTGACTCACCGGAGGAAGAACAGGAGGCAtccaagggaggagagagaagaccggccaaatgaggaaaagaagaggaagaaaaacacaGAGGACAAAGACTCAGGCAAAGAGCACAAGGCTGTCCGGAGGAGGAAGGTCAAGGCAGATGCCACCAGTGGAGGAAAGCCAAAGcataggaaagagagaagaaatcagGAAGTAGCCACCGACAAAGAAGACCGAAGACAccggaaggagaagaaggagccCCTGGCCAGGAGGACAGAGGAGGAGATGTTGTGGGACGAGTCCATCCTGGGCTTCTGA
- the KRCC1 gene encoding lysine-rich coiled-coil protein 1 isoform X5: protein MIFSSPVVAQSHYLGKVHAKKLKQLMGEHAQTSPPSSQPDKVGLPLAGCAGPEPQPTSDRATTEVAMEEIPLSCGGSTLDLNDPDRYCELCCASFNSPLMAQQHYLGKKHKRSEARKKILEEIGQKTLPAESTSSALGVGNYICPICSITLTSIEMYQSHMQGNKHQIKESLVVNLMKNSKRTFHSFQDELADYIQVQKARGLEPKTYFRKMAEGRFEMEKYKEERDARPQSVLATYEQRLPPETFQTCPGTYALTRTIENTLSHWSPVHDSRLRLESLGHCQPSKVEFSEKLMALGPTQQDDNSDPSSISSDNSTNSYQAGQKPKVTHRRKNRRHPREEREDRPNEEKKRKKNTEDKDSGKEHKAVRRRKVKADATSGGKPKHRKERRNQEVATDKEDRRHRKEKKEPLARRTEEEMLWDESILGF from the exons ATGATTTTTAGTTCCCCAGTTGTTGCTCAGTCTCACTATTTGGGGAAAGTTCATGCCAAAAAGTTGAAGCAGTTAATGGGAGAACATGCTCAGACGTCTCCACCAAGTTCTCAGCCAGACAAGG TAGGTCTTCCTCTTGCTGGTTGTGCTGGGCCAGAGCCACAACCCACTTCTGATAGAGCCACCACAGAAGTGGCTATGGAAGAAATCCCCCTGTCCTGTGGTGGCTCCACTTTGGATCTGAATGATCCAGACAGATACTGCGAACTCTGCTGTGCATCCTTCAACAGCCCGCTCATGGCACAGCAGCACTACCTGGGCAAGAAGCACAAGAGGAGTGAGGCCCGGAAGAAGATCCTGGAAGAGATTGGGCAGAAGACACTCCCTGCTGAGTCCACGAGCAGTG CACTTGGTGTGGGTAACTACATCTGTCCCATTTGTAGTATCACCCTTACATCTATAGAAATGTACCAGTCCCACATGCAAGGAAATAAACATCAGATTAA agAATCCCTGGTTGTCAACctaatgaagaattcaaagagaaCCTTTCATTCTTTCCAAGATGAGCTGGCTGACTACATCCAGGTCCAGAAAGCCCGAGGGCTGGAGCCTAAGACTTACTTTAGGAAGATGGCAGAGGGGCGCTTTGAGATGGAGAAGTACAAGGAGGAACGTGATGCCAGGCCTCAGAGTGTTCTGGCGACATATGAGCAGAGACTCCCTCCTGAGACTTTCCAGACCTGCCCAGGAACATATGCTCTCACTCGAACAATTGAGAACACATTGTCCCATTGGTCACCAGTCCATGACAGCAGACTCAGGCTGGAATCTCTTGGCCACTGCCAACCCAGCAAGGTAGAGTTCTCAGAAAAATTAATGGCCTTGGGGCCCACTCAGCAGGATGATAACTCAGACCCATCCAGCATCTCCTCCGACAACAGCACCAATTCCTACCAAGCAGGTCAGAAACCAAAAGTGACTCACCGGAGGAAGAACAGGAGGCAtccaagggaggagagagaagaccggccaaatgaggaaaagaagaggaagaaaaacacaGAGGACAAAGACTCAGGCAAAGAGCACAAGGCTGTCCGGAGGAGGAAGGTCAAGGCAGATGCCACCAGTGGAGGAAAGCCAAAGcataggaaagagagaagaaatcagGAAGTAGCCACCGACAAAGAAGACCGAAGACAccggaaggagaagaaggagccCCTGGCCAGGAGGACAGAGGAGGAGATGTTGTGGGACGAGTCCATCCTGGGCTTCTGA
- the KRCC1 gene encoding lysine-rich coiled-coil protein 1 isoform X7: protein MGEHAQTSPPSSQPDKGLPLAGCAGPEPQPTSDRATTEVAMEEIPLSCGGSTLDLNDPDRYCELCCASFNSPLMAQQHYLGKKHKRSEARKKILEEIGQKTLPAESTSSALGVGNYICPICSITLTSIEMYQSHMQGNKHQIKESLVVNLMKNSKRTFHSFQDELADYIQVQKARGLEPKTYFRKMAEGRFEMEKYKEERDARPQSVLATYEQRLPPETFQTCPGTYALTRTIENTLSHWSPVHDSRLRLESLGHCQPSKVEFSEKLMALGPTQQDDNSDPSSISSDNSTNSYQAGQKPKVTHRRKNRRHPREEREDRPNEEKKRKKNTEDKDSGKEHKAVRRRKVKADATSGGKPKHRKERRNQEVATDKEDRRHRKEKKEPLARRTEEEMLWDESILGF from the exons ATGGGAGAACATGCTCAGACGTCTCCACCAAGTTCTCAGCCAGACAAGG GTCTTCCTCTTGCTGGTTGTGCTGGGCCAGAGCCACAACCCACTTCTGATAGAGCCACCACAGAAGTGGCTATGGAAGAAATCCCCCTGTCCTGTGGTGGCTCCACTTTGGATCTGAATGATCCAGACAGATACTGCGAACTCTGCTGTGCATCCTTCAACAGCCCGCTCATGGCACAGCAGCACTACCTGGGCAAGAAGCACAAGAGGAGTGAGGCCCGGAAGAAGATCCTGGAAGAGATTGGGCAGAAGACACTCCCTGCTGAGTCCACGAGCAGTG CACTTGGTGTGGGTAACTACATCTGTCCCATTTGTAGTATCACCCTTACATCTATAGAAATGTACCAGTCCCACATGCAAGGAAATAAACATCAGATTAA agAATCCCTGGTTGTCAACctaatgaagaattcaaagagaaCCTTTCATTCTTTCCAAGATGAGCTGGCTGACTACATCCAGGTCCAGAAAGCCCGAGGGCTGGAGCCTAAGACTTACTTTAGGAAGATGGCAGAGGGGCGCTTTGAGATGGAGAAGTACAAGGAGGAACGTGATGCCAGGCCTCAGAGTGTTCTGGCGACATATGAGCAGAGACTCCCTCCTGAGACTTTCCAGACCTGCCCAGGAACATATGCTCTCACTCGAACAATTGAGAACACATTGTCCCATTGGTCACCAGTCCATGACAGCAGACTCAGGCTGGAATCTCTTGGCCACTGCCAACCCAGCAAGGTAGAGTTCTCAGAAAAATTAATGGCCTTGGGGCCCACTCAGCAGGATGATAACTCAGACCCATCCAGCATCTCCTCCGACAACAGCACCAATTCCTACCAAGCAGGTCAGAAACCAAAAGTGACTCACCGGAGGAAGAACAGGAGGCAtccaagggaggagagagaagaccggccaaatgaggaaaagaagaggaagaaaaacacaGAGGACAAAGACTCAGGCAAAGAGCACAAGGCTGTCCGGAGGAGGAAGGTCAAGGCAGATGCCACCAGTGGAGGAAAGCCAAAGcataggaaagagagaagaaatcagGAAGTAGCCACCGACAAAGAAGACCGAAGACAccggaaggagaagaaggagccCCTGGCCAGGAGGACAGAGGAGGAGATGTTGTGGGACGAGTCCATCCTGGGCTTCTGA
- the KRCC1 gene encoding lysine-rich coiled-coil protein 1 isoform X6, whose translation MGEHAQTSPPSSQPDKVGLPLAGCAGPEPQPTSDRATTEVAMEEIPLSCGGSTLDLNDPDRYCELCCASFNSPLMAQQHYLGKKHKRSEARKKILEEIGQKTLPAESTSSALGVGNYICPICSITLTSIEMYQSHMQGNKHQIKESLVVNLMKNSKRTFHSFQDELADYIQVQKARGLEPKTYFRKMAEGRFEMEKYKEERDARPQSVLATYEQRLPPETFQTCPGTYALTRTIENTLSHWSPVHDSRLRLESLGHCQPSKVEFSEKLMALGPTQQDDNSDPSSISSDNSTNSYQAGQKPKVTHRRKNRRHPREEREDRPNEEKKRKKNTEDKDSGKEHKAVRRRKVKADATSGGKPKHRKERRNQEVATDKEDRRHRKEKKEPLARRTEEEMLWDESILGF comes from the exons ATGGGAGAACATGCTCAGACGTCTCCACCAAGTTCTCAGCCAGACAAGG TAGGTCTTCCTCTTGCTGGTTGTGCTGGGCCAGAGCCACAACCCACTTCTGATAGAGCCACCACAGAAGTGGCTATGGAAGAAATCCCCCTGTCCTGTGGTGGCTCCACTTTGGATCTGAATGATCCAGACAGATACTGCGAACTCTGCTGTGCATCCTTCAACAGCCCGCTCATGGCACAGCAGCACTACCTGGGCAAGAAGCACAAGAGGAGTGAGGCCCGGAAGAAGATCCTGGAAGAGATTGGGCAGAAGACACTCCCTGCTGAGTCCACGAGCAGTG CACTTGGTGTGGGTAACTACATCTGTCCCATTTGTAGTATCACCCTTACATCTATAGAAATGTACCAGTCCCACATGCAAGGAAATAAACATCAGATTAA agAATCCCTGGTTGTCAACctaatgaagaattcaaagagaaCCTTTCATTCTTTCCAAGATGAGCTGGCTGACTACATCCAGGTCCAGAAAGCCCGAGGGCTGGAGCCTAAGACTTACTTTAGGAAGATGGCAGAGGGGCGCTTTGAGATGGAGAAGTACAAGGAGGAACGTGATGCCAGGCCTCAGAGTGTTCTGGCGACATATGAGCAGAGACTCCCTCCTGAGACTTTCCAGACCTGCCCAGGAACATATGCTCTCACTCGAACAATTGAGAACACATTGTCCCATTGGTCACCAGTCCATGACAGCAGACTCAGGCTGGAATCTCTTGGCCACTGCCAACCCAGCAAGGTAGAGTTCTCAGAAAAATTAATGGCCTTGGGGCCCACTCAGCAGGATGATAACTCAGACCCATCCAGCATCTCCTCCGACAACAGCACCAATTCCTACCAAGCAGGTCAGAAACCAAAAGTGACTCACCGGAGGAAGAACAGGAGGCAtccaagggaggagagagaagaccggccaaatgaggaaaagaagaggaagaaaaacacaGAGGACAAAGACTCAGGCAAAGAGCACAAGGCTGTCCGGAGGAGGAAGGTCAAGGCAGATGCCACCAGTGGAGGAAAGCCAAAGcataggaaagagagaagaaatcagGAAGTAGCCACCGACAAAGAAGACCGAAGACAccggaaggagaagaaggagccCCTGGCCAGGAGGACAGAGGAGGAGATGTTGTGGGACGAGTCCATCCTGGGCTTCTGA
- the KRCC1 gene encoding lysine-rich coiled-coil protein 1 isoform X8, whose protein sequence is MEEIPLSCGGSTLDLNDPDRYCELCCASFNSPLMAQQHYLGKKHKRSEARKKILEEIGQKTLPAESTSSALGVGNYICPICSITLTSIEMYQSHMQGNKHQIKESLVVNLMKNSKRTFHSFQDELADYIQVQKARGLEPKTYFRKMAEGRFEMEKYKEERDARPQSVLATYEQRLPPETFQTCPGTYALTRTIENTLSHWSPVHDSRLRLESLGHCQPSKVEFSEKLMALGPTQQDDNSDPSSISSDNSTNSYQAGQKPKVTHRRKNRRHPREEREDRPNEEKKRKKNTEDKDSGKEHKAVRRRKVKADATSGGKPKHRKERRNQEVATDKEDRRHRKEKKEPLARRTEEEMLWDESILGF, encoded by the exons ATGGAAGAAATCCCCCTGTCCTGTGGTGGCTCCACTTTGGATCTGAATGATCCAGACAGATACTGCGAACTCTGCTGTGCATCCTTCAACAGCCCGCTCATGGCACAGCAGCACTACCTGGGCAAGAAGCACAAGAGGAGTGAGGCCCGGAAGAAGATCCTGGAAGAGATTGGGCAGAAGACACTCCCTGCTGAGTCCACGAGCAGTG CACTTGGTGTGGGTAACTACATCTGTCCCATTTGTAGTATCACCCTTACATCTATAGAAATGTACCAGTCCCACATGCAAGGAAATAAACATCAGATTAA agAATCCCTGGTTGTCAACctaatgaagaattcaaagagaaCCTTTCATTCTTTCCAAGATGAGCTGGCTGACTACATCCAGGTCCAGAAAGCCCGAGGGCTGGAGCCTAAGACTTACTTTAGGAAGATGGCAGAGGGGCGCTTTGAGATGGAGAAGTACAAGGAGGAACGTGATGCCAGGCCTCAGAGTGTTCTGGCGACATATGAGCAGAGACTCCCTCCTGAGACTTTCCAGACCTGCCCAGGAACATATGCTCTCACTCGAACAATTGAGAACACATTGTCCCATTGGTCACCAGTCCATGACAGCAGACTCAGGCTGGAATCTCTTGGCCACTGCCAACCCAGCAAGGTAGAGTTCTCAGAAAAATTAATGGCCTTGGGGCCCACTCAGCAGGATGATAACTCAGACCCATCCAGCATCTCCTCCGACAACAGCACCAATTCCTACCAAGCAGGTCAGAAACCAAAAGTGACTCACCGGAGGAAGAACAGGAGGCAtccaagggaggagagagaagaccggccaaatgaggaaaagaagaggaagaaaaacacaGAGGACAAAGACTCAGGCAAAGAGCACAAGGCTGTCCGGAGGAGGAAGGTCAAGGCAGATGCCACCAGTGGAGGAAAGCCAAAGcataggaaagagagaagaaatcagGAAGTAGCCACCGACAAAGAAGACCGAAGACAccggaaggagaagaaggagccCCTGGCCAGGAGGACAGAGGAGGAGATGTTGTGGGACGAGTCCATCCTGGGCTTCTGA
- the KRCC1 gene encoding lysine-rich coiled-coil protein 1 isoform X9, with protein MKNSKRTFHSFQDELADYIQVQKARGLEPKTYFRKMAEGRFEMEKYKEERDARPQSVLATYEQRLPPETFQTCPGTYALTRTIENTLSHWSPVHDSRLRLESLGHCQPSKVEFSEKLMALGPTQQDDNSDPSSISSDNSTNSYQAGQKPKVTHRRKNRRHPREEREDRPNEEKKRKKNTEDKDSGKEHKAVRRRKVKADATSGGKPKHRKERRNQEVATDKEDRRHRKEKKEPLARRTEEEMLWDESILGF; from the coding sequence atgaagaattcaaagagaaCCTTTCATTCTTTCCAAGATGAGCTGGCTGACTACATCCAGGTCCAGAAAGCCCGAGGGCTGGAGCCTAAGACTTACTTTAGGAAGATGGCAGAGGGGCGCTTTGAGATGGAGAAGTACAAGGAGGAACGTGATGCCAGGCCTCAGAGTGTTCTGGCGACATATGAGCAGAGACTCCCTCCTGAGACTTTCCAGACCTGCCCAGGAACATATGCTCTCACTCGAACAATTGAGAACACATTGTCCCATTGGTCACCAGTCCATGACAGCAGACTCAGGCTGGAATCTCTTGGCCACTGCCAACCCAGCAAGGTAGAGTTCTCAGAAAAATTAATGGCCTTGGGGCCCACTCAGCAGGATGATAACTCAGACCCATCCAGCATCTCCTCCGACAACAGCACCAATTCCTACCAAGCAGGTCAGAAACCAAAAGTGACTCACCGGAGGAAGAACAGGAGGCAtccaagggaggagagagaagaccggccaaatgaggaaaagaagaggaagaaaaacacaGAGGACAAAGACTCAGGCAAAGAGCACAAGGCTGTCCGGAGGAGGAAGGTCAAGGCAGATGCCACCAGTGGAGGAAAGCCAAAGcataggaaagagagaagaaatcagGAAGTAGCCACCGACAAAGAAGACCGAAGACAccggaaggagaagaaggagccCCTGGCCAGGAGGACAGAGGAGGAGATGTTGTGGGACGAGTCCATCCTGGGCTTCTGA